In Gimesia benthica, a single window of DNA contains:
- the ccoS gene encoding cbb3-type cytochrome oxidase assembly protein CcoS encodes MSVLYIALPVAILLALAAVIAFVWTVSRGQYDDLDTPALRMLEDDERRRPRHRPAPESDTSLREEADHPHDSRQQ; translated from the coding sequence ATGAGCGTATTGTATATCGCACTCCCGGTTGCCATTCTGCTTGCCCTGGCGGCTGTCATCGCGTTCGTCTGGACGGTGTCACGTGGTCAATACGATGACCTCGACACGCCGGCGCTCCGCATGCTGGAAGACGACGAGCGACGCCGTCCGCGTCACAGACCTGCTCCCGAGAGTGATACTTCACTTCGAGAAGAAGCGGATCACCCACACGATTCCCGTCAGCAATAA
- a CDS encoding DUF2905 domain-containing protein, which yields MSNHPAWILIGAGLFIAAIGLFWLLGPSLPWIGKLPGDIAVERENVRFYFPLTTCILLSLLLTGIVWVIRFFSK from the coding sequence ATGAGCAATCACCCCGCGTGGATATTAATTGGAGCCGGATTATTCATCGCCGCCATTGGTCTGTTCTGGCTGCTCGGACCCTCGCTGCCCTGGATCGGAAAACTGCCCGGCGATATCGCGGTTGAACGGGAAAACGTGCGCTTCTATTTTCCCTTGACGACCTGCATCCTGCTCAGCTTATTGCTGACGGGAATCGTGTGGGTGATCCGCTTCTTCTCGAAGTGA